Proteins encoded in a region of the Saccharothrix ecbatanensis genome:
- the wzm gene encoding galactan export ABC transporter permease subunit Wzm/RfbD, with the protein MQPTSTVDRPEAPLAPNSRTFARAFADVRDAWHHRELWAHLGWQDIKQRYRRSVIGPLWITISMGTTALALGLLYSQLFGQQLNTFLPYVTAGFIIWNFILGVVSEGTDVFIANEGLIKHLPAPVTVHVLRMVWRQVLFFGHNLVVYFIVLAVYYPALSKPYSMGGDELNSHPGLSWTMVLAIPAFALIVVNAVWVALLFGIISTRFRDIPPVIHSFINLIFFMTPIVWHVGVLNKVTGDGGEASWKVLIAELNPLYHFVEIVRAPLLGHTQEWHHWVVVGGFTIVGWALALIAMRNYRARVSYWV; encoded by the coding sequence GTGCAACCCACGAGTACGGTCGACCGACCAGAGGCTCCCCTCGCGCCGAACTCGCGAACCTTCGCGCGCGCGTTCGCCGATGTGCGGGACGCCTGGCACCATCGCGAGCTCTGGGCCCACCTGGGCTGGCAGGACATCAAGCAGCGCTACCGCCGCTCGGTGATCGGCCCGCTGTGGATCACCATCTCGATGGGCACCACGGCGCTCGCGCTCGGTCTGCTGTACTCGCAGCTGTTCGGGCAGCAGCTGAACACGTTCCTGCCGTACGTCACGGCCGGCTTCATCATCTGGAACTTCATCCTCGGCGTGGTCTCCGAGGGCACCGACGTGTTCATCGCGAACGAAGGGCTGATCAAGCACCTTCCCGCGCCGGTGACGGTGCACGTGCTGCGCATGGTGTGGCGCCAGGTGCTGTTCTTCGGGCACAACCTGGTCGTCTACTTCATCGTGCTCGCGGTGTACTACCCGGCGCTCTCGAAGCCGTACTCCATGGGCGGCGACGAGCTGAACAGCCACCCCGGCCTCTCGTGGACGATGGTCCTGGCCATCCCGGCGTTCGCGCTGATCGTGGTCAACGCGGTGTGGGTGGCGCTGCTGTTCGGCATCATCAGCACCCGCTTCCGGGACATCCCGCCGGTGATCCACAGCTTCATCAACCTGATCTTCTTCATGACGCCGATCGTCTGGCACGTCGGTGTGCTCAACAAGGTCACCGGCGACGGTGGCGAGGCCAGCTGGAAAGTGCTGATCGCCGAACTGAACCCCCTCTACCACTTCGTGGAGATCGTCCGCGCGCCCTTGCTCGGGCACACGCAGGAATGGCACCACTGGGTCGTCGTCGGCGGGTTCACCATCGTGGGCTGGGCACTGGCGTTGATCGCCATGCGCAACTACCGTGCCCGCGTCTCCTACTGGGTCTGA
- a CDS encoding bacterial proteasome activator family protein: MSEAARGDQVENERHVVVVGPDGTPVGAARVPSGDDVGGQDVTDLVEQPAKVMRIGTMIKQLLEEVRAAPLDEASRNRLKEIHKRSIDELEDGLAPELRDELERLSLPFTEESTPSDAELRIAQAQLVGWLEGLFHGIQTALFAQQMAARVQLEQMRGRALPAGTGGGDHGSETPHVRGTGQYL, from the coding sequence ATGAGTGAGGCAGCCCGAGGTGATCAGGTGGAGAACGAGCGGCACGTGGTGGTGGTAGGCCCGGACGGGACGCCGGTGGGCGCCGCGCGGGTGCCGTCGGGTGACGACGTGGGCGGTCAGGACGTGACGGACCTGGTCGAGCAGCCGGCGAAGGTCATGCGCATCGGCACGATGATCAAGCAGTTGCTGGAGGAGGTGCGCGCGGCTCCTCTCGACGAGGCCAGCCGCAACCGGCTCAAGGAGATCCACAAGCGGTCGATCGACGAGCTGGAGGACGGGCTGGCGCCGGAGCTGCGCGACGAGCTGGAGCGGCTGTCGCTGCCGTTCACCGAGGAGAGCACGCCCTCGGACGCCGAGCTGCGGATCGCGCAGGCCCAGCTGGTCGGCTGGCTGGAGGGCCTGTTCCACGGCATCCAGACCGCGTTGTTCGCGCAGCAGATGGCGGCGCGGGTGCAGCTGGAGCAGATGCGCGGGCGGGCGCTGCCGGCCGGCACGGGTGGCGGGGACCACGGTTCGGAGACGCCGCACGTTCGGGGCACCGGCCAGTACCTCTGA
- a CDS encoding glycosyltransferase, translating to MDAVHRIILPRDDDPLDVRPMYLEEPENVHCQVGSRRWLTVPEHAKVSFGTYFNAFPASYWKRWTVVDEVVLRMRVRGSGRVDVYRSKPSGDIVHLEGSFVRDAVDWTALEFPVSLKPFEDGGLIWFDAFTHEAVLEIDDAEWVVREPLPAKTVAVSMASMRPHDAVEALRALGSDPAVLDVLSKVFIADQSTAKIRSVPGFAEAAAGLGDRLEVIEQDNLGGSGGFTRGMFEAVENTDADQIMLMDDDIRLEPEAVLRSNAFARAAASPVIVGSHMLNLQARTRLHSSAEIVDLGTCFWRAAPGAVNDHDFSVSPLRETPALHPRVDATYNGWWMCLVPREVVQRIGYPLPLFIKWDDAEYSLRALEHGYPTVSLPGSAVWHMPWTDKNDSTDWQAYFHTRNRLVLAALHSPYDVRSGIVKHGLKLSLRHLLSMEYSTVALQQKAIEDFLDGPAGLFDSLRTALPMVRALRSEYSDAQRLESAREFPPPTFDMVRAESLLQPSKSKATIAVRAAKSVLHNLRPPQPSAGVRPQLNVPALNARWFLLGNLDSATVSTADGTGVAFYKRDPEQFRTLMARAVRNYRRLGREWPRLRRLYRDALPELTSAEQWRKVFENQNR from the coding sequence GTGGACGCAGTGCACCGGATCATCCTGCCGAGAGACGACGACCCGCTCGACGTCCGGCCGATGTACCTGGAAGAGCCGGAGAACGTGCACTGCCAGGTCGGTTCCCGCCGGTGGCTGACCGTGCCCGAGCACGCCAAGGTGTCGTTCGGGACGTACTTCAACGCGTTCCCGGCCAGCTACTGGAAGCGCTGGACGGTCGTCGACGAGGTCGTGCTCCGGATGCGGGTCCGCGGCTCCGGCCGGGTCGACGTGTACCGCTCCAAGCCGAGCGGCGACATCGTGCACCTGGAGGGCTCGTTCGTCCGGGACGCGGTGGACTGGACGGCGCTGGAGTTCCCGGTCTCGCTGAAGCCGTTCGAGGACGGCGGGCTGATCTGGTTCGACGCGTTCACGCACGAGGCCGTGCTGGAGATCGACGACGCCGAGTGGGTGGTGCGCGAGCCGCTGCCCGCGAAGACCGTCGCGGTGAGCATGGCCAGCATGCGCCCGCACGACGCGGTCGAGGCGTTGCGCGCGCTGGGCAGCGACCCGGCCGTGCTGGACGTGCTGAGCAAGGTGTTCATCGCCGACCAGAGCACCGCGAAGATCCGTTCCGTGCCGGGTTTCGCGGAGGCGGCGGCCGGTCTCGGTGACCGGCTGGAGGTCATCGAGCAGGACAACCTGGGCGGCTCCGGCGGGTTCACCCGGGGCATGTTCGAGGCGGTCGAGAACACCGACGCCGACCAGATCATGCTGATGGACGACGACATCCGGTTGGAGCCGGAGGCGGTGCTGCGGTCCAACGCGTTCGCGCGCGCCGCCGCGTCACCGGTCATCGTCGGCAGCCACATGCTGAACCTCCAGGCCAGGACCAGGCTGCACAGCTCCGCGGAGATCGTGGACCTGGGCACGTGCTTCTGGCGGGCCGCGCCCGGCGCGGTCAACGACCACGATTTCAGCGTGTCGCCGCTGCGCGAGACGCCCGCCCTGCACCCGCGCGTCGACGCCACGTACAACGGCTGGTGGATGTGCCTGGTCCCGCGCGAGGTCGTGCAGCGGATCGGCTACCCGCTGCCGCTGTTCATCAAGTGGGACGACGCCGAGTACTCGCTGCGTGCGCTGGAGCACGGCTACCCGACGGTGTCGCTGCCGGGTTCGGCGGTGTGGCACATGCCGTGGACGGACAAGAACGACTCGACCGACTGGCAGGCGTACTTCCACACCCGCAACCGGCTCGTCCTGGCGGCGCTGCACAGCCCGTACGACGTGCGGTCGGGGATCGTCAAGCACGGGTTGAAGCTGTCGCTGCGGCACCTGCTGTCGATGGAGTACTCGACGGTGGCGTTGCAGCAGAAGGCCATCGAGGACTTCCTGGACGGGCCGGCGGGGCTGTTCGACTCGCTGCGGACGGCGTTGCCGATGGTGCGCGCCCTGCGGTCCGAGTACAGCGATGCCCAGCGGCTGGAATCGGCCCGCGAGTTCCCGCCGCCGACGTTCGACATGGTGCGCGCCGAGTCGCTGCTCCAGCCGTCGAAGAGCAAGGCGACCATCGCGGTGCGGGCGGCGAAGTCCGTGCTGCACAACCTCCGCCCCCCGCAGCCGTCCGCCGGCGTCCGGCCCCAGCTCAACGTGCCGGCGCTGAACGCCCGGTGGTTCCTGCTGGGCAACCTGGACAGCGCGACCGTCTCCACCGCCGACGGCACCGGCGTCGCGTTCTACAAGCGCGACCCGGAGCAGTTCCGCACGCTGATGGCCCGCGCGGTCCGCAACTACCGCAGGCTCGGCCGGGAGTGGCCGCGGCTGCGCCGGCTCTACCGGGACGCCCTGCCCGAACTCACGTCGGCCGAGCAGTGGCGCAAGGTCTTCGAGAACCAGAACCGCTGA
- the glfT1 gene encoding galactofuranosyltransferase GlfT1 has protein sequence MSALPKGSVVGVVVTRHRRELLTDSLKVLASQTRALDHLVVVDNGPDQPVDDLVAQCPIPTTYLASHRNLGGAGGFALGMLHALSMGADWLWLADDDGRPADETVLAVLLDEANRRGLAAISPVVANIDRPEKLAFPLRRGLTWKRNTSELGTDFLPGIASLFNGALFKASTVDVVGVPDYRLFFRGDEVEIHRRLVRTGLPFGTSLKVAYLHPDGSDEFKPMLGGRFHAQDPENAVKRYYTYRNRGYLLSQPGMRKLGLLEAFRFGLYFIGVRRDPKAFLEWLRLVRLGRRERFFRK, from the coding sequence GTGAGCGCACTGCCGAAGGGCTCCGTCGTCGGGGTGGTGGTGACCCGACATCGGCGGGAGCTGCTGACCGACTCCTTGAAGGTCCTCGCGTCGCAGACCAGAGCGCTCGACCACCTGGTCGTCGTGGACAACGGGCCCGACCAGCCGGTGGACGACCTGGTCGCGCAGTGCCCGATCCCGACCACCTACCTCGCCTCGCACCGCAACCTCGGCGGCGCGGGCGGGTTCGCGCTGGGGATGCTGCACGCCCTGTCGATGGGCGCGGACTGGCTGTGGCTGGCCGACGACGACGGGCGTCCGGCGGACGAGACCGTGCTGGCCGTGCTGCTGGACGAGGCGAACCGGCGTGGGCTGGCCGCCATCTCGCCGGTGGTGGCGAACATCGACCGGCCGGAGAAGCTGGCGTTCCCGCTGCGGCGCGGACTGACCTGGAAGCGGAACACGTCCGAGCTGGGCACCGACTTCCTGCCGGGCATCGCGTCGCTGTTCAACGGCGCGCTGTTCAAGGCGTCCACGGTCGACGTCGTCGGCGTGCCGGACTACCGGCTGTTCTTCCGCGGCGACGAGGTGGAGATCCACCGTCGGCTGGTGCGGACCGGGTTGCCGTTCGGCACGTCGTTGAAGGTCGCCTACCTGCACCCCGACGGGTCGGACGAGTTCAAGCCGATGCTCGGCGGGCGGTTCCACGCGCAGGACCCGGAGAACGCCGTCAAGCGGTATTACACGTACCGCAACCGGGGTTACCTGCTGTCGCAGCCGGGAATGCGGAAGCTCGGCCTGCTGGAGGCGTTCCGGTTCGGGCTGTACTTCATCGGGGTGCGGCGCGACCCGAAGGCGTTCCTGGAGTGGTTGAGGCTGGTCCGGCTCGGCCGGCGGGAGCGCTTCTTCCGCAAGTGA
- a CDS encoding cysteine desulfurase-like protein: MAFDVARVRGLFPALGDGWVHLDAPAGMQVPEQVATAVSTALRAPVSGPGGIFPASQRAEAIVDAARRAVADLVGADPAGVVLGPSSAVLLQRLADALSEGWFLGDEVVVSRLDHPANIAPWQRAAQRTGSVVRWAEVDIETCELPAWQYDDLVTSKCKLVAVTAASGSVGTRPDLRKIADAARRTDALVVVDASSAAPFVPLDITSMGADVVAVSANNWGGPPVGALVFRDPSLLDMLPSVAVEPGARGPERLELGPHAYPLLAGLVASVEYLAGMDDAAVGPRRERVLTSLGSVKAYQAGLLANLINELRSLRHVMVIGDAMRRVPALAFTVAGVKATDGVEHLSERGVCAFADSGQHGVFSVLGVGEVGGAIRVGLAHYTNAVEVDELVRAVAELG, encoded by the coding sequence ATGGCGTTCGACGTCGCCCGGGTCCGTGGGCTCTTCCCCGCGCTCGGCGACGGCTGGGTTCATCTGGACGCTCCTGCGGGAATGCAAGTACCCGAACAGGTGGCCACGGCCGTCTCCACCGCGCTGCGCGCACCCGTCTCCGGGCCGGGTGGCATATTCCCCGCTTCACAACGCGCCGAGGCGATCGTCGACGCGGCCCGTCGGGCGGTGGCGGACCTGGTCGGCGCCGATCCCGCCGGTGTGGTGCTCGGCCCGAGTTCGGCGGTGCTGCTGCAACGGCTGGCCGACGCGTTGTCCGAAGGCTGGTTCCTCGGTGACGAGGTCGTGGTGTCCCGGCTCGACCACCCGGCCAACATCGCGCCGTGGCAACGGGCGGCGCAGCGCACCGGCAGCGTGGTCCGGTGGGCCGAGGTGGACATCGAGACCTGCGAGCTGCCCGCCTGGCAGTACGACGACCTGGTCACGTCCAAGTGCAAGCTGGTCGCCGTGACGGCCGCGTCCGGCTCCGTGGGCACCCGCCCCGATCTGCGCAAGATCGCCGACGCCGCCCGCCGCACGGACGCGCTGGTGGTCGTCGACGCCTCCTCCGCCGCGCCGTTCGTGCCGCTCGACATCACGTCGATGGGCGCCGACGTGGTGGCCGTCTCGGCGAACAACTGGGGTGGCCCGCCGGTCGGCGCGCTCGTGTTCCGCGACCCGTCCCTGCTCGACATGCTGCCGTCGGTGGCGGTCGAGCCCGGCGCGCGCGGCCCGGAGCGGCTGGAACTCGGCCCGCACGCCTACCCGCTGCTGGCCGGTCTGGTCGCTTCGGTGGAGTACCTGGCCGGGATGGACGACGCCGCGGTGGGCCCGCGGCGCGAGCGCGTGCTCACTTCGTTGGGTTCGGTGAAGGCCTATCAGGCCGGACTTCTGGCTAATCTCATCAACGAACTGCGATCGCTCCGTCACGTCATGGTGATCGGGGACGCCATGCGCCGCGTGCCGGCCCTGGCGTTCACGGTGGCCGGCGTGAAGGCGACCGACGGCGTCGAGCACCTGTCCGAACGCGGCGTCTGCGCGTTCGCCGACTCGGGGCAGCACGGCGTCTTCTCGGTGCTGGGAGTGGGCGAGGTCGGCGGCGCCATCCGCGTCGGCCTGGCGCACTACACGAACGCGGTGGAAGTGGACGAGCTCGTGCGGGCGGTCGCCGAGCTCGGCTGA
- the wzt gene encoding galactan export ABC transporter ATP-binding subunit Wzt/RfbE produces the protein MVGIDVWNASVDFPIFDAKSRSLKKLALGKVGGKIGSEGRVPIIEALHDINISLRHGDRVGLVGHNGAGKSTLLRLLAGIYEPTRGSSRIVGKVAPVFDLGVGMDPEISGFENIMIRGLFLGMSRKEMEKRVDDIAEFTELGDYLSMPLRTYSTGMRVRLALGVVTSIDPEILLLDEGIGAVDAAFLEKARDRLNDLVRRSGILVFASHSDDFLVELCSTAIWMDEGQVKMHGSLRDVVTSYKGRDPYEHLSEATLERIGQPRVLSGNGGE, from the coding sequence ATGGTTGGCATCGACGTTTGGAACGCCTCGGTCGACTTCCCGATCTTCGACGCCAAGTCGAGATCGCTGAAGAAGCTCGCACTGGGCAAGGTTGGCGGCAAGATCGGCTCCGAGGGCCGGGTGCCGATCATCGAAGCGCTGCACGACATCAACATCTCGTTGCGGCACGGTGACCGGGTCGGCCTCGTCGGGCACAACGGCGCGGGCAAGTCCACGCTGCTGCGGCTGCTCGCGGGCATCTACGAGCCCACGCGGGGCAGTTCGCGCATCGTCGGCAAGGTCGCGCCGGTGTTCGACCTCGGCGTCGGCATGGACCCGGAGATCTCCGGGTTCGAGAACATCATGATCCGCGGCCTCTTCCTCGGCATGAGCCGCAAGGAGATGGAGAAGCGGGTCGACGACATCGCCGAGTTCACCGAACTGGGCGACTACCTCTCGATGCCGCTGCGCACCTACTCCACGGGCATGCGGGTGCGGCTGGCGCTGGGCGTGGTCACGTCGATCGACCCGGAGATCCTGCTCCTGGACGAGGGCATCGGCGCGGTCGACGCGGCGTTCCTGGAGAAGGCGCGCGACCGGCTGAACGACCTGGTGAGGCGGTCCGGCATCCTGGTGTTCGCCTCGCACTCGGACGACTTCCTGGTCGAGCTGTGCAGCACGGCCATCTGGATGGACGAGGGCCAGGTCAAGATGCACGGGTCGCTGCGCGACGTGGTCACCTCCTACAAGGGGCGTGACCCGTACGAGCACCTGAGCGAGGCGACGTTGGAGCGGATCGGTCAACCGCGGGTGCTGAGCGGAAACGGTGGCGAATAG